The following is a genomic window from Spirosoma foliorum.
GTGTAACGACAGGTTGAAATACCTGAATAGCTGGTTAGTTGATATTGATAATCAGAGATATGGCGCAAGCAGAACTATATAGACTACTAAGAAAAGATAGCTAATGCAACGTTAGCTCAATAGAGAGCGTATTAATGTTTGGTGGAGTGCAACCCGTAAATGGTTTGTGCTATTGATTAGAATTTGAGCATGGGAAACGCTGATTCTGGTAGAGTCAGCGTTTTTTGTACACTTTAGTTAATTGATTTATCTGCTCACGAATACGACAAAGCCTGTTGTTGGGTGGACGATTTAATCTTAGAAGCACGCTCTAATGTTTTTAGTGAATTATACACGTCTTCTCGAATAAATGTACGTTTTAAATTGTGGGTAGAATGAACTAGTACATAGCCTGCTTTTTTTAGCTTAGCACAGGTTTTCTTTATTCGAAAATGAAATGATTTATCATTCGCATTGTGAACTTCGTCAAATTCTACCAGTATTACTTTTACGTCTAGTTTATCATCAATAATTGTATCGATAACCTTATACTCGGCTCCTTCAATTTCAAGTTTAACAACGTCTACACTGCTATGACCCAGCATAGTCATTAAATTACTTAATCGATCGGCGGGGGCTTCTATATATTCGTTTGATTCCTGAAATAAATAAAGCGAGTGTGAGGCATAATCGTCACGTTCTGGGGCAAAAAACTTTAGGTTCGTTTTCTGATCCCATACACCGATTTCAACAAATGTGATCGACTCCAGCTGTTCATCAGATATTCGGTACGTAAAAGGCACTGTTGGCTCAATAGTCAGCGGAATCTGCTGTTTTACGCATTCTTTGAGTTTCCGGAAATGGTTGATACCCTCAGGCATCGGGTCAAAAATATACACCTGGGCATCATAAATAACTTTTAATTCGGTGTCGAACGAAACGTCTTCGCCAGCGCCAATGCAATAGCAAATAGAATTACTGGTTAATAAGTTATCGGGTAGATGGTATCCATGAAAATGTGAGCCAATATGGACAAGATTATTTAAAGGTTTCACGCCTTGTTGTGGGTGAATACCTAATACTTTTTTAGCAAGGCCGATAACATTTCTCATGGATAATTGTCAATTGTGAATAAGTAGCTTTATTGAGGAAATTTGATTCAAGTAAATAGTGTAAAAAGAGGTAATCAAAAATGATTTAATTTCTGATACAATTTTGCATTAGAAATTCCGGACCTGACTTATGGCTGTTTATTATTTTGCCGAATTGGCTGGTTTTACTTCAAAGGAAAAATTGGCCGAAGAAACATGCTTGTGTGTATCGTACACATAGGCAAATAACCTATAAGCCCCTGGTTTATCCGGTAATTGAAACGAAATGGACGATCGTTCGGGAGTAGCTATCAAGCCCTTTAAGGCGGGCATTGGCGTTCCTGCATAATCGGCCGAAAACTGAGCGCGCCGTTTGATTTCCCAGTAGTATGTTAAAGAATCACCTTCTGGATCGTTTGTCAATAGTTGTGCCTGATGCGGTATCAAGGAGGCTGTATACGATTGGTAAGTCAAAGCCTTGCCATCGATTTGTAAAGGTTGAATGACTGGCGCCTTATTCATTGTCTGTTTTCCGGACCAGAGCAGTTGCATCAATTCTACCAGCGAAGTTGAGCGACCTTTATCGTCAAAAACGTTAAACCAGGTATGTGTTTCTTCCTGTTTAAAGCCCCAATAGAACAAGTAGGAACCAAGGCAATTAGGCGGCTGAGATCCGATATACTGCCGATAAAACGTATTTACATAGTCATATTTCTGCTGACTAGTTGGCTCGAGTGGCGCTTTCCAGGGAGCAACAGGCGTTTCCCAATAAGCCTGGGCACCATATTCAGAAATGAGATAGGGTTTATCCCAACCGCCTTTTTTTAAGAACTGGGGTAACTTCTCGGTCAATGCATAGGAGTTAACGGCCAGCACATCAAGAGCTGGGCACCGTTCCTGAACAAGCCAGATGGCTCGTTCACTATCAGGCGAAATGACGGTAGCAACCGGATGATTAGGGTCAAGCTCGTGAACTAAGGTGGCAAGTCGATTGACTTCATCGTATACCCGGAAATTGCTTGCTTCCATCGCCCACTCGTTGCCAACACACCACATCAATAAAGCAGGATGGTTCCGGTATTTCAAAACGATTTTACGAATGCGTTCAAATTGTCGGTCAACGGCTGTCTGATCATCGTAGTCGAAGCCTTCCAGCTCGCGCTCTACCCATAAGCCAAAAAATACGGTCAGCCCTAACTTCTGAGATTGATCTAAGATAGATTCAGCTTCCAGGTCATCCCATATGCGAATTGAGTTGCCTCCGCAGGCTTTTAATTGGGCTAAATGGCTGACGCCCCCAGCGCCTTTAATAAAGTAGGGTTTTCCAAAGCGTAACAGTTGATAAGACTGTCCATTTCGCTGTATTGACGTAGGTTTAACGGCTGCCGACGTTTCGGAATGAGACTTGCTGGTTTCGGTACAGCTGCTAATGAATGTGCTGACTATGAAAATTACTACCGCTAAAGCTAGTCGCATTAGGAACGCAATGAAAAGTTAAGTTTCTATGTTGACTAATAGATTAACTTTTAGTCACTTCAAGATTAAAACATCATTAAGGGGGTAGGCTTACTAAACGGTTGATAATGCTACCTGGTCGACCTGATTTCTGCTCAAATTTATCAGGCCCTTTTTGGTGGTATGAGCCATAAATGATACGAACAGTACACCGTCTAGTCAATAAGTTATAGCCATTCTTAAAATAGGCATACTTTGTAGCAAGCCGATAATTGCGGCTGGAAAAAGGAGTATTTAAACACTGATTCTGTTGGGATCAGTGTTTTTTAGTTGACCTGACTTAGCTACGCCTTGTTAGATTGAGAAGGCCTGCTCTACAGATAAGGGATTTATATATAGAAAACACTCGCCTTCTATCAGCGGTTCTAAAGTCAAACAAACCCGTAAACGCCTATTCCCATGTGGCAGGAAAAAGATAACCAACTCACCCGCGATTTTCAGTTCACTGATTTTAGCGAAGCCTTTGCTTTTATGACTCGTGTGGCTCTGATCGCCGAAAAAATGGACCATCATCCCTGGTGGTCGAATGTGTATAACCAGGTCACAATCAGGCTATCAACCCACGATGCCGGAAACACTGTAACCGATAAGGATCGTAAACTGGCTGCTGCTATTGATAAGATATAGTTTTCAAGTTTGAGGTTTGAAGTTCGAGGTTTGTAGTTAGCTGACGTACAGCTGCTTTCGCGTCGGACGACTACAAACTACAAACCTCGAACTACAAACCCCCAACTGTAAACCCAAAACCATAAACTATCTTGCGGCATGAAATTGTACCTCGTGCCGACACCAATCGGCAATCTTGACGATATCACACTGCGGGCGATTAAAACGTTACAGAGTGTTGATGCAATCCTGGCCGAAGATACCCGGACATCGGGCGTTTTACTCCGTCATCTGAACATTAGCAAGCCGCTTCATAGCTACCATATTTTTAATGAACACCAGACCGTACAGCGGTTAATTGGTCAACTAAAAGAAGGGAAAACCCTCGCGTTGGTGTCGGATGCGGGCACGCCCGGAATTTCAGATCCTGGCTTTTTGCTCGTGCGCGAGTGTATCAAAAATGATATTTCGGTTGAGTGCCTACCCGGCCCAACTGCTTTTGTACCCGCTTTGGTAAATTCTGGTTTACCCAATGATCGATTTACATTCGAGGGGTTTCTGCCGCACAAAAAAGGACGACAAACGCGCCTGACCGAGCTGGCGGGGGAGGAGCGTACGATGGTTTTTTATGAGTCGCCCCACCGACTTCTGAAAACCCTTCAACAATTTGCGGAGGTGTTTGGCCCCGATCGACCAGCCAGTGTTTCGCGTGAACTCACTAAGCTGTTTGAAGAAAATCGGCGCGGCCCATTGTCCGAACTTATTACGTATTTTGCCCAAAAAACAATCAAAGGTGAACTGGTTATCTGTGTCCAGGGGAAAGAGCCAAGCCGAGGCAAGGCTAAACGAGTGTACGACAATGATGTTGATGAAGAAGAAGATGAGTAGTGGGTATGGGGCTCGGGGCTCGGGGCTCAGGGCTACTCAGCATAAAAGTCGAAAATGGTCATTTCTGCTGATGCTTATCGTATCTGCATCATTCTTCGTTCATCATTTATCATTTGCCCAAACGCTTTCTCCGGCTGCTCGTGTCAGTCTGATTACCTATGGGCCTGGCGCAGACGATATTTCGTCGGTTTTTGGGCATACCGAAATACGTTTTACCGATCCAATGCTTGGTCTCGATAAGGATTATAGCTTTGGTGGATTTGATTATCGGGCCGACTATTTCATCATAAAATTTTTGCGGGGTACGCTTCCCTATAACCTGACGGTTCATAACATTTACCAGGTTCTGTATTACTATCAGCAAACAAACCGAAGTGTTCGCGAGCAGGTGCTAAACCTATCGCCCACCCAACGCCAACGGTTGTTGACGGCTCTGGAGGAGAATTATCTCCCTCAAAACAGAGAGTATCGGTACAAGTTTTATTACGATAACTGTTCTACCCGCCCTCGCGACATGATTGTTCAGGCGTGTGGAGATAGCCTGACGATTCCGTCGCGTTCGCGCATGACGGGTAAGTCGTACCGCGATCTGATGAACGATTATTTGGGAGAAATGCCCTGGTATCAGTTGGGTATGAATCTGGCTATTGGGCATCCGTCTGATGAGCAAACGGATGGCTGGCGCGCGATGTACCTTCCCGAGCAGCTATTTGATCAGTTCGCTCATTCCACACTTCGGCAGGCGAATGGACAGATTGTTCCGTTAGTGAGTGGTACGCAAACGATATTTGAACCCCAGCATACGTTTCGTCAGCAAGTTTCGATCCTGTTCGATCCCGACGTTGTATTTGCGATCCTGGGTGTTCTGGTGGCCCTGTTTACCATTCGTCGCTATAAAGTGGCTGGTAAAGTAGATGGCTGGTTCGATCGACTCCTATTTGGCATTGTCGGCTTTCTCGGCTGGTTTTTACTAGTACTTTGGCTGATTAGAGATGATGGTGTGACCGGCTGGAATCCGACGCTGCTCTATCTGATGCCTTTCCACTTGCCTCTGATTTTCTGGGCTACCAGTTCAACTGCTACCGCACGCCGTCGGACCATTTATTTTAGTCTGACAGCCCTGCTGATCCTACTGGGTATACTTTTCTCGAAAATACCAGGAGGCTTCGATGTTTTATTTCCGCTGACGTTGCTTGTTCGTTGTATCGTGAATATGCAACCGGTTCGTCAGGCCTATCGAACTCCGGCCCGAATAGATTGATCTTTTTCCGGTTATAATTGGGGCTGGAAGTGCTTTCTGTGAATGATAGAACAAATCCTCGTGCTACATTCCATGAAAAAACTGCTGCTTCCCAGTTTATTACTCATTTGGTTTACAAACGCGTTGGCTCAGCCTGTTGAGCGGCTCGTTAAGGTGATTGTGACGCCCGATCATGCCGATTGGCTCTATAAAACCGGCGAACCCGTTAAATTCAACGTGTCGGTTTATAAGAGTAATGTACTCTTGAAAGGCGCTAAACTCCGTTATGAAATTGGGCCGGAAAAGATGGAGCCCACCAAAAAAGAAACAGTCACCCTGAAAGATGGGACGTTAGCACTGGAAGGAGGGACAATGAAAAAGGGAGGTTTCCTTCGTTGCATCGCTACCGTCGAACTGGATGGTAAGGAGTATCGAGGACTGACAACGGCTGGTTTCGAACCATTAACCATTAAGCCAACCGTAGCGAATCCTGCCGATTTTAAGGCATTCTGGGATCAGGCTAAGGCCGATCTGGCCAAAATTCCTATGGACGTTCGCATGACGCTTCTCCCCGAACGATGCACCGAACTGACGAACGTTTACCAGCTCAATCTACAAAACATCAACAATTCTCGATTCTATGGGATTTTGTGCGTACCAAAAAAAGAAGGTAAATACCCTGCTATTTTACGGGTACCTGGGGCTGGTGTTCGCCCGTACAACGGGATGATCGCCGAAGCTGAAAAAGGCTTCATCACACTCGAAGTGGGTATTCATGGTGTTCCGGTCACGATGGACCCTATTGTGTATGATAATCTTAGCCGGGGTGCACTCAACGGCTATCCATTTGCTAACCTCGACGACCGGGATCGTTATTACTACAAGCGCGTTTATTTGGGGTGTGTCCGGGCGGTCGATTTTCTGGTGAGTATGCCCCAGTATGATGGGCAAAATCTGGCTGTTACGGGTGGTAGTCAGGGCGGAGCCCTTAGCATTGTGACGGCTGGTCTGGATTCGCGGATCAAGTGGTTAGGCGCTTATTATCCCGCTCTGGCCGATGTTACGGGTTATCTCAGCGGTCGTGCTGGAGGATGGCCTCATATGTTTACTGGCGATAACCTGGCGTACAACAACAAACCGGATAGAATTAAAACGACGGGCTATTACGACGTGGTGAATTTCGCCAGACTAGTGAATGTGCCGGGTTATTACTCCTGGGGCTTCAATGACGAAACCTGCCCACCAACTTCTATGTATGCCGCTTACAACGTGATTCCTGGCCCCAAAATGCTGGATGTAGTCCTCGATACAGGTCACTGGACGTATCCGGAGCAAACCGAAAAAATGACTACCTGGTTGCTGGGACAATTGAAAGGCGGAAAATAAGGATTTAGTTACTCCATCGGATAACCAGCGAAGAGCGCAGGGTAAAACGCAAAGAACACAAGACGCCAACTTCTTTGTGCACTTTGCGTGAACCTTGCGTTCTTTGCGTTTAAAAACTACTAACGGTATGCAACTTTTTGTTAATCCAGCACTCGACGATACACTTAAAGCAAAACTTAAAGAACAAATTCCACCTGATATCACAGTTGTATTTCGGGCTGACTTACCTCAATCTGAACAACAGTCGGCCTTCCAAACGGCCAACTTTGTTTTAGGAAACCCACCCGCAGCCTGGTTTGCCGAATCGCTTCCTAATCTGAAATTCTGGCAACTGGATTCAGCCGGTTTTGATGGGTATAAGTCCGTTCAACTGGACGCAACGATTGCCAATATGGGTGATTACTTTGCCCTTCCCTGCGCCGAAACGATGGTAGCAGGTATTCTGTCACTCTACCGAGCTATTCCCGAATTGGCCATTCTACAAAGTCGTTCTGAGTGGGTAGGGGCCCCTATTCGCTCCCGAACGAATTTGTTGTGGAAAAAACGAGTGGTCATTCTGGGTACGGGCACTATTGGTCAGGCGGTGCGGCAGATGTTAGCGGGATTCAACTGTGAAATTTACATGTTGGCCCGCACCGATCTGCACGCTGATTTGCATTCGGCCGACGAACTCAAAGCGCTTCTTCCTAAAATCGATATTGTCGTGAATTGCTTGCCCGGTACGGCAACGGGTTTTTACACTGCCGAGCTAATCGACGCTATGCAACCCGGAAGTATATACGCTAACGTTGGGCGTGGTAGCACGACCGACGAACCAGCGCTGATCAGAGCGTTGCAATCGGGACACCTTGGCGGGGCTGTTCTGGACGTAACAGCTATTGAACCGTTGCCTGCCGATAATCCACTTTGGTCGTTGTCCAATGTACTCCTTACGCAACATACCGGTGGCGGACAGCCGAATGAAGACGGCGGTAAAGTCGATCAATTTCTTCGGAATTTAGCCTGTTTTCAGGCTGGCGAAGCGGTCGAGAATGAAGTAGAGTTAAAGCGTGGCTATTGAGATATAACATACGCTTAATTTTCTGGAACTAGCCTTTTAATGGCTAATACGCCCGTTTTTCAACTTTTTTTTGTATATTTAAGGAGTCGAACGCGACACCAAACGTTCGCTTAGTCTCCGTACTTATCCACTGGAATAGTTCCTGAAGCAAGTCAATGATAAACGAAGAAAATGAACAGCCGATCGAGGACGATAGCCAGCAACCTGACGAGTTTCCATTAGCCGATGGAACTGAGCTGACTAATGCCCTTGCATTGGAGGAACAACCTGCTGACCCTATTAATGAAGTCCTGCATGCTCAAACCGTCGTGTCAGGATTGTATGAAAATTATTTTCTCGATTACGCATCCTACGTTATTCTCGAACGGGCCGTACCTGCTGTTGAGGATGGCTTGAAACCCGTTCAGCGCCGAATTCTGCATGCCCTGAAAGAAATGGATGACGGCCGCTTTAACAAAGTGGCCAACGTAATTGGGCAGACGATGCAATTTCACCCTCACGGTGATGCCTCTATTGGAGAAGCTCTCGTCAATATCGGGCAAAAAGAGCTTCTTTTCGATACCCAGGGTAGCTGGGGAGATGTGCGTACAGGCGACGGAGCCGCTGCGCCACGGTATATTGAAGTTCGGCTTTCGAAGTTTGCGCTCGATGCCATCTACAACGATAAAACCACTGAGTGGCAATTGTCGTATGATGGGCGTAAACGGGAGCCGATTACCTTGCCCGTAAAATTCCCTCTGTTGCTGGCGCAGGGTGTAGAAGGGATCGCCGTTGGACTTTCGACCAAAATTCTACCCCATAATTTCAATGAGCTGATTGAGGCTTCTATTCAGATTCTGAAAGATAAGCCCGTATCGCTCTTTCCCGATTTTCAGACCGGAGGCCACATTGATGTCAGTAATTACAACGATGGGCATCGGGGTGGTAAAGTTCGGGTGCGAGCCAAAATTGAAGAGGTTGATAAGAAAACCCTGGCGATTCGGGATGTGCCCTTTGGCGTTACGACCCCACAATTGATCGACTCAATTGTGAAGGCGGCCGAGCTAGGGAAAATACGGATTAAGGCACCCAGTCGGAATGTGGCCGCAGTGGTTGACAATACCGCCAGGGACGTAGAGATTTTGGTTCACTTGCAGCCTGGCGTTTCGCCCGATGTAACGATTGACGCGCTCTATGCCTTTACAGATTGTGAAGTCAGCATTTCACCCAATGCCTGCGTCATCATTGGCGATAAACCCCATTTCGTTAGCGTAACGGATATCCTGCGGGTCAACACCCACCAAACGGTCCAGTTGCTACAACGGGAACTGGAGATTCGTCGGAGTGAGTTGATGGAGCGTCTGTTGTACAGCTCGCTCGAAAAGATATTTATCGAGAATCGGATTTACCGGAAAATTGAGGAGTGCGAAACGTTTGAAGCGGTACTTGAAGCGATTGATAAAGCGCTTAAGCCGTTCAAGAAACAATTCTATCGGACCATTACGGAGGATGATCTCATTCGCCTGACGGAGATCAAAATCAAACGGATTTCCAAATATGATGGCTTCAAGGCGGAGGAGCTAATGCGTCGACTGGAGCAGGAACTAGCCGAAACAGAAGATAATCTGGCCAATATCACGCGCTATGCCATCAATTACTACAAAGACTTACAGAAAAAGTATGGCAAAGGGCGTGAGCGTAAAACCGAAATCAGAGCCTTTAATACCATTGCTGCCAATGTGGTAGCGGCTGCCAACCAGAAGCTGTATGTTGACCGCGAAGGTGGCTTTATTGGCTATGGGTTGAAAAAAGAAGAATACGTCAGCGATTGTTCCGATATCGACGACATCATCGTGTTTCGGCGTGATGGTAAGTGTATGGTGACCAAAGTTCAGGATAAAGTGTTTGTCGGCAAGGATATTCTGTACGTTTCGGTATTCAAGAAAAACGACGAGCGCCGGATTTATAACCTGATCTATTTAGACGGGAAGTCCGGGATTTCGATGGTGAAACGCTTCCCAGTGACTGGGGTTACCCGCGATCGGGAATATGACCTGACGATGGGCAATCCGAAATCGAAGCTAACGTATTTTAGCGCTAACGATAACGGAGAGGCCGAAGTGATTACGGTTAACCTGACGGCTCAGAGTTCCGCCAAAATCAAGCAGTTCGATTATGATTTCGCATCCGTTGGCATTAAAAACCGTTCGGCGCAGGGTAATATCCTGACAAAGTACCCGGTTCGGAAAATTACGCAGAAAACGGGTGGTGTATCCACCCTCGGCGGCCTCGACATCTGGTACGACGAACACCTGGGTCGGCTTAACCGCGATGAGCGTGGTCGGCTTTTAGGGAATTTTGATGCGAAAGACAGCATTCTGGTCGTTTATAAAGACGGCCAATATGAACTGACGAGCTTTGATCTGACCAATCGGTACGAACCCAACGACATCACTACGCTGATAAAGTTTGACCCGGAAATGGTGCTGTCGGTGGTGTATTACGAAGCTAACCAGAAGGCCTGGTATGTAAAGCGATTTAAAGTTGAAACGACGACCTTAGACAAGAAGTTTAGCTTTATCGGCGATACAAAAGGATCGAAAGCACTGGCTGTTACAACAGATCGTTATCCGCGTATCGAGGTCATTCATCAGGTAAAAGACCGAGGCCCGATGGAAACCATGATTCTGGAACCTGAAGGATTTATTGACGTACGCGGTTGGAAGGCATTGGGCAATAAGTTGCCATTTGCCCGAGTGAAAGACGTTAAACTACTGGCTCCTAAGATTGTTAAAGAGGCTGTAAAAGCGACGTCAATAGCCGATACGGTCAGTACGATCGAGGCAGAAGAAAAAGAATCAGAACCTATTCAACTAGGTCTTTTTTCGTAATTTAGAGTAATAGGTTTATGGTATTTGGGCTACCCGAATACCATAAACCAAAACTATAGTCCGACTAGCGATAACCCGATGGCCGATACAACGTTTTTAGGCTTGCGAACAGTAATTTATGCCGCGCCTAACCTTAGCGAAACAAAAGAATGGTACACGAAAGCGTTTGGCGTTGAGCCCTATTTCGACCAGCCGTTCTATGTTGGCTTTAACATCGGTGGCTTTGAACTGGGGCTCGATCCGAATGCACAGATTGTGGAAGGAAGCACGTTAACCTATTGGGGCGTTTCGGATATTGGGGTGAGTGTTCAGAATTTAGTTAGCCTGGGCGCTACGCTACACTCGGATATTCAGGATGTAGGAGAGGGTATTAAAGTTTCCGCCGTGCGCGATCCCTTTGGCAACGTGATTGGTGTAATTGAAAACCCTCATTTTAGTAATTACTAATGAACACGACTTTGGCTACTGACTACAGCGACGAAAGGCACCACGAAGCGGCTGGAGTTCGTATTGTCAAGCGTGTCATTAAGCTCATAATTGTGCTGATGTTTGCAGGAGCCATCGTTGTCCTGATCAGCAACTGGTGGATTGTATACAATACCAAAGACCAGATTTATTTTGACATCAATGAGCTGCCCGCCAATGATTACGGGTTAGTACTGGGCACCAGTAAGTTTGTTCGAACAGGGAAAGAAAACCTGTTTTTTCGCTACCGGATGGAAGCCACTGCCCGGCTCTGGAAAGAAGGTAAAGTAAAATACCTGATCCTGAGCGGCAACAACGATTCAGAGTACTACAATGAACCCGCCGATATGCAGCGAGCTTTGGTCCGTCTGGGCGTTCCAGCCTCGGTGATGCAGCTCGATTATGCGGGCTATCGAACGTTCGATTCGGTTGTGCGTTGCAAGGACGAATTCAATCAGGAAAAGATTACGATCATATCCCAGAATTTTCACAATGCCCGCGCCCTCTATATTGGTAATCATGAGGGTATGGAAGCCATTGCTTTTGCTGCGCAGGATGTACCTGATGGTTATTCGCTGAAGACGCTTGTTCGGGAATACCTTGCCCGGCCCTATGCCTTGTTCGATGTGCATGTGTTGCGTCCACAACCCGAAAAAGGCAACTGGCAACGAAGCGCAAATAAGCGCCAATCGCACGGGCGTCGGACGGCTGATGTCGCCCCGTAAAACTCTATTTTGCCAAAGCATTAGTCGAATTCTGCCTGAACATCCACCCGTGGGTTTAGTTCATAAATAAGTAGCGGAACGAAAACGCAGATCAGACTACTATCGTTATGACTCAATCCAATCAAACCAGTACAGACATTAACTCCGCCGTTCGGAAGCAATTAATCAGTTTCCTTACCGGTAGCAATGCCCATCAGTCGTTCGATAATGCCGTTAAGGGGTTACCTGTCGAACTGCGAGGAGTAAAACCCGATAATCTTCCGTATAGCATCTGGCAAATAGTAGATCATATACGGATTGTCCAATGGGACATTCTCGAATTTTCCCGCGATCCTGATCACCAATCTCCTGCCTGGCCGGATGGGTACTGGACAAAAGAAATTGCGCCCCCAAATGAAGACGTCTGGCAACAGGCACTGGATCAGATTCGGGCAGACCTTGCGGCCTTTATTGAGCTACTAAACGACTCTCAACGTGATTTATACGCCCCCTTTGCCCATGGTGATGGACAGAATCTGCTTCGCGAAGCCCTGCTCATTGGCGATCATACTGCCTATCATGTAGGAGAAATAATTATCATCCGGCGGTTGCTGGGAGCCTGGAAAAAATGAGCCGAAAATCTGCCTAATTTATAATTCTAGCCCGCTCGATAAATTACTGATTTTATTATTATATACCTTTGTGTTTCACTATAAGAAATTCTCATGTCTACAGACAGTCAACCGAACAAACTACCGAGTCAACCCGCTTTCACGATTACCGCTCAATCAGCCGCTCATAAACAGGGGGTTGTGAACGTACCCGCTAGCGTTGATTCGTATTTTGGCGAGCATGGTAAAATTGTCGTAGTAACTCTTCCGAATGATCAACGAGTCCATTGCTCCATTGAACGGAAGAAAACATCTAAGCACGGAGCCAGCTTTTCTCATCCTTCCCTGAAGGAGTATTTTGGAAATAAAATCCAGAAAGACTGGGAATATCGGGTCAAAATCAGTGGTATGAATTCGGTCAGTATTCGGCCAATTGAAACCGCCACTGAGGTTGTCGAAGAAGCCCCAAAAGTCGAAGAATCGCAGGAATAGGCCATGCAATGGCCTACTCAGGTTTTCAGATCTAACACAATTATCAGGCACTTTCCCGTTTATTGAGGAAGTGCCTGTTTTGCATTCGCGTAAGTTGCCTCTACTAATAAAGCTACTCTATAAAACAGTAATAAATTTCTTTAGTCAACTTCTACAGCCGAATTCCCGTAGTACAACATGGCTATACGTCCTACATCAAATTCAATACAGACCGATATTCAGCTTTGGGAGCAGCTAAAAAATGGGAGTGAGCTGGCCTTTGGTAAGCTACTGGCCAACTACTTCAATCCACTGCAAAACTATGGCTGTAAGTTTGTTCGGGATGAAGATTTTGTGAAAGACTGTGTTCAGGAAGTGTTTATCGAAATCTGG
Proteins encoded in this region:
- a CDS encoding FkbM family methyltransferase — protein: MRNVIGLAKKVLGIHPQQGVKPLNNLVHIGSHFHGYHLPDNLLTSNSICYCIGAGEDVSFDTELKVIYDAQVYIFDPMPEGINHFRKLKECVKQQIPLTIEPTVPFTYRISDEQLESITFVEIGVWDQKTNLKFFAPERDDYASHSLYLFQESNEYIEAPADRLSNLMTMLGHSSVDVVKLEIEGAEYKVIDTIIDDKLDVKVILVEFDEVHNANDKSFHFRIKKTCAKLKKAGYVLVHSTHNLKRTFIREDVYNSLKTLERASKIKSSTQQQALSYS
- a CDS encoding glycoside hydrolase family 2 TIM barrel-domain containing protein, whose protein sequence is MRLALAVVIFIVSTFISSCTETSKSHSETSAAVKPTSIQRNGQSYQLLRFGKPYFIKGAGGVSHLAQLKACGGNSIRIWDDLEAESILDQSQKLGLTVFFGLWVERELEGFDYDDQTAVDRQFERIRKIVLKYRNHPALLMWCVGNEWAMEASNFRVYDEVNRLATLVHELDPNHPVATVISPDSERAIWLVQERCPALDVLAVNSYALTEKLPQFLKKGGWDKPYLISEYGAQAYWETPVAPWKAPLEPTSQQKYDYVNTFYRQYIGSQPPNCLGSYLFYWGFKQEETHTWFNVFDDKGRSTSLVELMQLLWSGKQTMNKAPVIQPLQIDGKALTYQSYTASLIPHQAQLLTNDPEGDSLTYYWEIKRRAQFSADYAGTPMPALKGLIATPERSSISFQLPDKPGAYRLFAYVYDTHKHVSSANFSFEVKPANSAK
- a CDS encoding 4a-hydroxytetrahydrobiopterin dehydratase gives rise to the protein MWQEKDNQLTRDFQFTDFSEAFAFMTRVALIAEKMDHHPWWSNVYNQVTIRLSTHDAGNTVTDKDRKLAAAIDKI
- the rsmI gene encoding 16S rRNA (cytidine(1402)-2'-O)-methyltransferase — encoded protein: MKLYLVPTPIGNLDDITLRAIKTLQSVDAILAEDTRTSGVLLRHLNISKPLHSYHIFNEHQTVQRLIGQLKEGKTLALVSDAGTPGISDPGFLLVRECIKNDISVECLPGPTAFVPALVNSGLPNDRFTFEGFLPHKKGRQTRLTELAGEERTMVFYESPHRLLKTLQQFAEVFGPDRPASVSRELTKLFEENRRGPLSELITYFAQKTIKGELVICVQGKEPSRGKAKRVYDNDVDEEEDE
- a CDS encoding lipoprotein N-acyltransferase Lnb domain-containing protein; amino-acid sequence: MKKKMSSGYGARGSGLRATQHKSRKWSFLLMLIVSASFFVHHLSFAQTLSPAARVSLITYGPGADDISSVFGHTEIRFTDPMLGLDKDYSFGGFDYRADYFIIKFLRGTLPYNLTVHNIYQVLYYYQQTNRSVREQVLNLSPTQRQRLLTALEENYLPQNREYRYKFYYDNCSTRPRDMIVQACGDSLTIPSRSRMTGKSYRDLMNDYLGEMPWYQLGMNLAIGHPSDEQTDGWRAMYLPEQLFDQFAHSTLRQANGQIVPLVSGTQTIFEPQHTFRQQVSILFDPDVVFAILGVLVALFTIRRYKVAGKVDGWFDRLLFGIVGFLGWFLLVLWLIRDDGVTGWNPTLLYLMPFHLPLIFWATSSTATARRRTIYFSLTALLILLGILFSKIPGGFDVLFPLTLLVRCIVNMQPVRQAYRTPARID
- a CDS encoding acetylxylan esterase; this translates as MKKLLLPSLLLIWFTNALAQPVERLVKVIVTPDHADWLYKTGEPVKFNVSVYKSNVLLKGAKLRYEIGPEKMEPTKKETVTLKDGTLALEGGTMKKGGFLRCIATVELDGKEYRGLTTAGFEPLTIKPTVANPADFKAFWDQAKADLAKIPMDVRMTLLPERCTELTNVYQLNLQNINNSRFYGILCVPKKEGKYPAILRVPGAGVRPYNGMIAEAEKGFITLEVGIHGVPVTMDPIVYDNLSRGALNGYPFANLDDRDRYYYKRVYLGCVRAVDFLVSMPQYDGQNLAVTGGSQGGALSIVTAGLDSRIKWLGAYYPALADVTGYLSGRAGGWPHMFTGDNLAYNNKPDRIKTTGYYDVVNFARLVNVPGYYSWGFNDETCPPTSMYAAYNVIPGPKMLDVVLDTGHWTYPEQTEKMTTWLLGQLKGGK
- a CDS encoding D-2-hydroxyacid dehydrogenase, which produces MQLFVNPALDDTLKAKLKEQIPPDITVVFRADLPQSEQQSAFQTANFVLGNPPAAWFAESLPNLKFWQLDSAGFDGYKSVQLDATIANMGDYFALPCAETMVAGILSLYRAIPELAILQSRSEWVGAPIRSRTNLLWKKRVVILGTGTIGQAVRQMLAGFNCEIYMLARTDLHADLHSADELKALLPKIDIVVNCLPGTATGFYTAELIDAMQPGSIYANVGRGSTTDEPALIRALQSGHLGGAVLDVTAIEPLPADNPLWSLSNVLLTQHTGGGQPNEDGGKVDQFLRNLACFQAGEAVENEVELKRGY